A DNA window from Solanum lycopersicum chromosome 3, SLM_r2.1 contains the following coding sequences:
- the LOC101249796 gene encoding uncharacterized protein isoform X6 — MSYKPNEEDGFSGDLSNGFILENPVPRQSLDSVCSHTDLFCFPPRLREFLFEEKNTQSQVEEVSGVQSDVDLPVGSDEENKNLSRSSDSCIFKFLGGRTISCYLSYPEFYSELPCNCIRRNRADGVSFGEVPLSDDKYKKLKPKAEDGTGSFNILGGSSPHVEINPPLLDWGEKYLYFPSLAFLNVKNTHSDRSLTVFEPYGTNSQFYPCNFSEILLAPGETASICFVFLPTWLGLSSAQFVLQTSSGGFLVQAKGFTVESPYHIQPLVGLDISSSGRLSKNLSLYNPYNEALYVEEVTIWTSISSGDNTRYAKAICNMNKGEDSNNNFSLLGVKEWLDVKGDDEVGIPLVAIRPHRNWKIDPHKTETIIELDFPSHTTGEIFGAFSLELLSSSKGKADTIIVPLKAELGKMSAHSELMDPLLLSIQTVEPCATDGTSVVALSVRNDSPYILSIVKVSEAGENIKYFRVRYVEGLILFPDTVTQVAVVTYPLVQAHEMSMNCKLLVSTNDSRTSEIEVACMDVVSIHSGDKYDSSIGQKENSDEVEPGNTRASSSSSMRSPLEIKAVDTTMADESVLKNWKSHATAYDMSVLDESEVVFPVIQVGSYHSQWITIENPSQKPILVQLVLNSWEIIDECKTSGSHLQPSLSSRIVANYSTAPKRYGFSLAENAVTEGLLHPFSKASFGPILFQPAARCQWRSSALLRNNLSGVEWLSLKGSGGLLSLVLLDASVPVQNLDFKLNMPTPLNLSSSGVLYNMKDKFHACSLSLSKELHAKNVGDFPLEVKKIEISGTECGTDGFVINGCKGFSLEPEESIKLEISYHTDFSAATIHRDLELALATGILVIPMKASLPICVLHFCKRSLFWTRVKKLLVTILFLTSLFFLVLWCIIPQVVAFGSHECLPKSGKSYMTSVSHAGKLSRMHPTEKQIGKFVFSFKLNSLLRSIGEGYNSASDTQKGMEVSSSTKPVAIQSSDTYETSKTGNLTVKIAKEKGRRRKKKKNSATALVGLFDVSSSHSGNSTPSSPLSPTSNLTPRRPSPQSAVVDRPVKLINPFADVGSHQCKKNIHSEFASQRNVLQREVTLTDGGKNSCPPQEKPGAPKRSASKPVLLPSATFPCADKSVPRLMCRQPVLASSSVIAPHLRAPGSKPPNQMALKTDKKMGMEEKFTYDIWGDHLSNLPLVGRSKEVLETPPRALENSSSSFFLRGPQTLITNYQQITVSSDREG, encoded by the exons ATGTCCTACAAACCCAATGAGGAGGATGGCTTTAGTGGTGATTTGTCAAATGGTTTCATTCTTGAGAACCCCGTACCTCGTCAAAGTCTTGATAGCGTGTGTTCACATACAGACTTGTTCTGCTTTCCACCCAGATTGCGGGAGTTTTTGTTTGAAGAGAAGAATACCCAATCACAAGTGGAAGAAGTTTCTGGGGTTCAATCTGATGTTGATTTGCCTGTAGGATCAGATGAAGAGAATAAAAATCTTAGCAGGTCATCCGATTCTTGTATTTTCAAGTTCTTGGGTGGAAGAACAATTTCATGCTATCTGAGTTACCCAGAGTTTTACAGTGAATTGCCTTGTAATTGTATAAGAAGGAATAGGGCAGATGGTGTTTCTTTCGGTGAAGTGCCTTTGTCtgatgataaatataaaaaattgaaaccaaAAGCAGAAGACGGGACAGGCAGTTTCAACATTTTGGGTGGTTCTTCCCCTCATGTAGAAATCAATCCCCCTTTGCTCGACTGGGGGGAgaagtatttatattttccttCATTAGCTTTTCTAAATGTTAAAAATACACACAGCGACAGGTCACTGACTGTCTTTGAACCTTATGGAACCAATTCTCAGTTTTACCCTTGCAATTTCAGCGAAATATTGTTGGCACCTGGTGAAACTGCATCAATTTGTTTTGTGTTTTTGCCTACATGGTTGGGTTTATCTTCAGCGCAGTTTGTTTTGCAGACTAGCTCCGGTGGTTTCTTGGTTCAGGCTAAGGGCTTTACTGTTGAATCTCCATATCACATACAGCCTTTAGTCGGTCTTGATATTTCCTCTAGTGGAAGGCTGAGTAAAAATCTTTCTTTGTATAATCCTTACAATGAAGCCCTCTATGTGGAGGAGGTAACTATTTGGACGTCTATTTCTTCAGGAGATAATACCCGTTATGCAAAAGCAATTTGTAATATGAATAAAGGTGAAGATTCAAACAATAATTTCAGCTTGCTTGGTGTTAAGGAGTGGCTGGATGTCAAGGGTGATGATGAGGTTGGTATCCCTCTAGTTGCAATTAGACCCCATAGGAATTGGAAAATTGATCCTCACAAAACTGAGACCATCATAGAATTAGATTTCCCTAGTCATACAACGGGAGAGATATTTGGTGCCTTTTCTCTGGAGTTGCTTAGCTCTTCCAAAGGTAAAGCTGATACAATTATTGTCCCTCTCAAAGCAGAACTTGGCAAGATGTCTGCTCACAGTGAGCTCATGGATCCACTTCTTTTGTCTATTCAAACTGTAGAACCATGTGCGACTGATGGTACTAGTGTTGTTGCTCTGTCAGTGAGAAATGATTCACCTTACATATTGAGCATTGTCAAGGTAAGTGAGGCTGGAGAGAACATCAAGTATTTTCGTGTCAGATATGTTGAGGGACTAATACTCTTCCCTGATACTGTTACGCAAGTCGCTGTGGTCACGTACCCTCTGGTGCAAGCTCATGAAATGAGCATGAACTGTAAATTGCTCGTATCAACTAATGACTCGAGAACTTCTGAAATTGAAGTTGCTTGCATGGATGTAGTCAGCATTCATTCAGGAGATAAATATGACTCTTCAATTGGTCAAAAAGAAAACTCTGATGAAGTTGAACCTGGAAACACAAGAGCCTCTTCAAGCAGCAGCATGCGGTCACCATTAGAAATCAAG GCTGTGGATACAACAATGGCAGATGAGTCGGTATTGAAGAACTGGAAATCTCATGCTACTGCTTATGACATGTCTGTTCTGGATGAAAGCGAAGTAGTGTTTCCAGTGATTCAAGTCGGAAGTTATCACTCTCAGTGGATAACAATAGAGAACCCAAGTCAAAAACCAATCTTGGTGCAGCTTGTTCTGAACTCCTGGGAAATTATTGATGAGTGCAAGACTTCAGGAAGCCATTTGCAGCCTTCTCTATCCAGTAGAATAGTTGCTAACTACTCTACTGCTCCAAAGAGATATGGTTTTTCGCTAGCGGAGAATGCAGTAACTGAAGGACTTCTTCACCCTTTTAGTAAAGCATCATTTGGTCCAATTTTATTTCAACCTGCAGCTCGATGTCAGTGGAGAAGTTCAGCATTGCTCAGGAACAATCTTTCTGGTGTGGAGTGGTTAAGTCTCAAAGGTTCTGGGGGGTTGCTTTCTTTGGTCTTGCTTGATGCATCTGTACCTGTGCAGAACTTGGATTTCAAATTAAACATGCCAACCCCTCTTAATCTCTCTTCTTCGGGTGTGCTATATAACatgaaggataaatttcatgcATGTTCTCTGTCATTGTCAAAGGAGCTTCATGCAAAGAACGTGGGTGACTTCCCCTTGGAggtcaaaaaaattgaaatctcTGGAACAGAGTGTGGAACAGATGGGTTCGTAATAAATGGTTGTAAAGGCTTTTCTCTTGAACCTGAGGAGTCTATAAAGCTTGAGATATCATATCATACTGATTTTTCTGCTGCCACTATACATAGAGATCTTGAACTGGCTTTGGCAACTGGCATACTTGTTATACCAATGAAAGCTAGCCTTCCTATCTGTGTGCTTCATTTCTGCAAGAGGTCTTTGTTCTGGACGAGGGTGAAGAAATTGCTCGTCACTATTCTCTTTCTAACTTCTTTATTCTTTCTAGTTCTGTGGTGCATCATACCCCAAGTGGTGGCCTTTGGCTCCCATGAGTGCTTGCCTAAGAGTGGAAAAAGCTATATGACATCTGTTAGTCATGCTGGAAAATTGTCTCGCATGCATCCCACTGAGAAACAGATTGGCAAGTTTGTCTTCTCCTTTAAATTGAACAGTTTGCTTCGGTCAATTGGGGAAG GATATAACTCTGCATCAGATACCCAAAAGGGAATGGAGGTGTCGTCCTCTACAAAGCCTGTAGCAATTCAGAGTTCTGATACATATGAAACCTCAAAAACTGGTAATCTCACTGTCAAAATTGCAAAAGAAAAAGGGAGGAGgcggaagaagaaaaagaattctGCGACTGCTTTGGTTGGACTTTTTGATGTTTCAAGTAGTCATAGTGGCAATTCTACACCATCATCACCCCTGTCTCCTACCTCAAATTTAACACCTCGTCGGCCATCTCCCCAGTCTGCTGTTGTGGATCGACCTGTTAAGCTCATCAATCCCTTTGCTGATGTTGGTAGTCatcaatgtaaaaaaaatatacactcCGAATTTGCATCTCAGAGGAATGTCTTGCAGAGAGAGGTAACATTAACGGATGGTGGAAAAAATTCTTGTCCTCCTCAAGAGAAGCCTGGTGCACCTAAAAGATCAGCCAGCAAACCTGTTCTTCTGCCTTCAGCAACCTTCCCTTGTGCTGATAAATCTGTTCCTCGCTTGATGTGTCGTCAACCAGTTCTGGCTTCAAGTTCTGTAATTGCTCCTCATTTACGAGCTCCTGGATCTAaacctccaaatcagatggcaCTTAAAACTGATAAAAAGATGGGTATGGAGGAAAAGTTTACTTATGATATTTGGGGTGACCATCTTTCCAATCTTCCCCTTGTAGGTAGGTCAAAGGAGGTATTGGAGACGCCTCCGCGTGCTTTAGAAAACAGCTCCAGTAGTTTCTTTCTAAGGGGTCCACAGACCCTTATTACCAACTACCAACAAATAACTGTAAGTTCTGACCGTGAAGGTTAA
- the LOC101249796 gene encoding uncharacterized protein isoform X5 — MSYKPNEEDGFSGDLSNGFILENPVPRQSLDSVCSHTDLFCFPPRLREFLFEEKNTQSQVEEVSGVQSDVDLPVGSDEENKNLSRSSDSCIFKFLGGRTISCYLSYPEFYSELPCNCIRRNRADGVSFGEVPLSDDKYKKLKPKAEDGTGSFNILGGSSPHVEINPPLLDWGEKYLYFPSLAFLNVKNTHSDRSLTVFEPYGTNSQFYPCNFSEILLAPGETASICFVFLPTWLGLSSAQFVLQTSSGGFLVQAKGFTVESPYHIQPLVGLDISSSGRLSKNLSLYNPYNEALYVEEVTIWTSISSGDNTRYAKAICNMNKGEDSNNNFSLLGVKEWLDVKGDDEVGIPLVAIRPHRNWKIDPHKTETIIELDFPSHTTGEIFGAFSLELLSSSKGKADTIIVPLKAELGKMSAHSELMDPLLLSIQTVEPCATDGTSVVALSVRNDSPYILSIVKVSEAGENIKYFRVRYVEGLILFPDTVTQVAVVTYPLVQAHEMSMNCKLLVSTNDSRTSEIEVACMDVVSIHSGDKYDSSIGQKENSDEVEPGNTRASSSSSMRSPLEIKAVDTTMADESVLKNWKSHATAYDMSVLDESEVVFPVIQVGSYHSQWITIENPSQKPILVQLVLNSWEIIDECKTSGSHLQPSLSSRIVANYSTAPKRYGFSLAENAVTEGLLHPFSKASFGPILFQPAARCQWRSSALLRNNLSGVEWLSLKGSGGLLSLVLLDASVPVQNLDFKLNMPTPLNLSSSGVLYNMKDKFHACSLSLSKELHAKNVGDFPLEVKKIEISGTECGTDGFVINGCKGFSLEPEESIKLEISYHTDFSAATIHRDLELALATGILVIPMKASLPICVLHFCKRSLFWTRVKKLLVTILFLTSLFFLVLWCIIPQVVAFGSHECLPKSGKSYMTSVSHAGKLSRMHPTEKQIGKFVFSFKLNSLLRSIGEGEALSVESFSACEDIQAVSQNQSVTDQNVNHCAGYNSASDTQKGMEVSSSTKPVAIQSSDTYETSKTGNLTVKIAKEKGRRRKKKKNSATALVGLFDVSSSHSGNSTPSSPLSPTSNLTPRRPSPQSAVVDRPVKLINPFADVGSHQCKKNIHSEFASQRNVLQREVTLTDGGKNSCPPQEKPGAPKRSASKPVLLPSATFPCADKSVPRLMCRQPVLASSSVIAPHLRAPGSKPPNQMALKTDKKMGMEEKFTYDIWGDHLSNLPLVGRSKEVLETPPRALENSSSSFFLRGPQTLITNYQQITVSSDREG, encoded by the exons ATGTCCTACAAACCCAATGAGGAGGATGGCTTTAGTGGTGATTTGTCAAATGGTTTCATTCTTGAGAACCCCGTACCTCGTCAAAGTCTTGATAGCGTGTGTTCACATACAGACTTGTTCTGCTTTCCACCCAGATTGCGGGAGTTTTTGTTTGAAGAGAAGAATACCCAATCACAAGTGGAAGAAGTTTCTGGGGTTCAATCTGATGTTGATTTGCCTGTAGGATCAGATGAAGAGAATAAAAATCTTAGCAGGTCATCCGATTCTTGTATTTTCAAGTTCTTGGGTGGAAGAACAATTTCATGCTATCTGAGTTACCCAGAGTTTTACAGTGAATTGCCTTGTAATTGTATAAGAAGGAATAGGGCAGATGGTGTTTCTTTCGGTGAAGTGCCTTTGTCtgatgataaatataaaaaattgaaaccaaAAGCAGAAGACGGGACAGGCAGTTTCAACATTTTGGGTGGTTCTTCCCCTCATGTAGAAATCAATCCCCCTTTGCTCGACTGGGGGGAgaagtatttatattttccttCATTAGCTTTTCTAAATGTTAAAAATACACACAGCGACAGGTCACTGACTGTCTTTGAACCTTATGGAACCAATTCTCAGTTTTACCCTTGCAATTTCAGCGAAATATTGTTGGCACCTGGTGAAACTGCATCAATTTGTTTTGTGTTTTTGCCTACATGGTTGGGTTTATCTTCAGCGCAGTTTGTTTTGCAGACTAGCTCCGGTGGTTTCTTGGTTCAGGCTAAGGGCTTTACTGTTGAATCTCCATATCACATACAGCCTTTAGTCGGTCTTGATATTTCCTCTAGTGGAAGGCTGAGTAAAAATCTTTCTTTGTATAATCCTTACAATGAAGCCCTCTATGTGGAGGAGGTAACTATTTGGACGTCTATTTCTTCAGGAGATAATACCCGTTATGCAAAAGCAATTTGTAATATGAATAAAGGTGAAGATTCAAACAATAATTTCAGCTTGCTTGGTGTTAAGGAGTGGCTGGATGTCAAGGGTGATGATGAGGTTGGTATCCCTCTAGTTGCAATTAGACCCCATAGGAATTGGAAAATTGATCCTCACAAAACTGAGACCATCATAGAATTAGATTTCCCTAGTCATACAACGGGAGAGATATTTGGTGCCTTTTCTCTGGAGTTGCTTAGCTCTTCCAAAGGTAAAGCTGATACAATTATTGTCCCTCTCAAAGCAGAACTTGGCAAGATGTCTGCTCACAGTGAGCTCATGGATCCACTTCTTTTGTCTATTCAAACTGTAGAACCATGTGCGACTGATGGTACTAGTGTTGTTGCTCTGTCAGTGAGAAATGATTCACCTTACATATTGAGCATTGTCAAGGTAAGTGAGGCTGGAGAGAACATCAAGTATTTTCGTGTCAGATATGTTGAGGGACTAATACTCTTCCCTGATACTGTTACGCAAGTCGCTGTGGTCACGTACCCTCTGGTGCAAGCTCATGAAATGAGCATGAACTGTAAATTGCTCGTATCAACTAATGACTCGAGAACTTCTGAAATTGAAGTTGCTTGCATGGATGTAGTCAGCATTCATTCAGGAGATAAATATGACTCTTCAATTGGTCAAAAAGAAAACTCTGATGAAGTTGAACCTGGAAACACAAGAGCCTCTTCAAGCAGCAGCATGCGGTCACCATTAGAAATCAAG GCTGTGGATACAACAATGGCAGATGAGTCGGTATTGAAGAACTGGAAATCTCATGCTACTGCTTATGACATGTCTGTTCTGGATGAAAGCGAAGTAGTGTTTCCAGTGATTCAAGTCGGAAGTTATCACTCTCAGTGGATAACAATAGAGAACCCAAGTCAAAAACCAATCTTGGTGCAGCTTGTTCTGAACTCCTGGGAAATTATTGATGAGTGCAAGACTTCAGGAAGCCATTTGCAGCCTTCTCTATCCAGTAGAATAGTTGCTAACTACTCTACTGCTCCAAAGAGATATGGTTTTTCGCTAGCGGAGAATGCAGTAACTGAAGGACTTCTTCACCCTTTTAGTAAAGCATCATTTGGTCCAATTTTATTTCAACCTGCAGCTCGATGTCAGTGGAGAAGTTCAGCATTGCTCAGGAACAATCTTTCTGGTGTGGAGTGGTTAAGTCTCAAAGGTTCTGGGGGGTTGCTTTCTTTGGTCTTGCTTGATGCATCTGTACCTGTGCAGAACTTGGATTTCAAATTAAACATGCCAACCCCTCTTAATCTCTCTTCTTCGGGTGTGCTATATAACatgaaggataaatttcatgcATGTTCTCTGTCATTGTCAAAGGAGCTTCATGCAAAGAACGTGGGTGACTTCCCCTTGGAggtcaaaaaaattgaaatctcTGGAACAGAGTGTGGAACAGATGGGTTCGTAATAAATGGTTGTAAAGGCTTTTCTCTTGAACCTGAGGAGTCTATAAAGCTTGAGATATCATATCATACTGATTTTTCTGCTGCCACTATACATAGAGATCTTGAACTGGCTTTGGCAACTGGCATACTTGTTATACCAATGAAAGCTAGCCTTCCTATCTGTGTGCTTCATTTCTGCAAGAGGTCTTTGTTCTGGACGAGGGTGAAGAAATTGCTCGTCACTATTCTCTTTCTAACTTCTTTATTCTTTCTAGTTCTGTGGTGCATCATACCCCAAGTGGTGGCCTTTGGCTCCCATGAGTGCTTGCCTAAGAGTGGAAAAAGCTATATGACATCTGTTAGTCATGCTGGAAAATTGTCTCGCATGCATCCCACTGAGAAACAGATTGGCAAGTTTGTCTTCTCCTTTAAATTGAACAGTTTGCTTCGGTCAATTGGGGAAGGTGAGGCTCTGTCAGTTGAAAGTTTCAGTGCATGTGAAGATATTCAAGCTGTCTCCCAAAATCAAAGTGTAACTGATCAGAATGTGAATCATTGTGCAGGATATAACTCTGCATCAGATACCCAAAAGGGAATGGAGGTGTCGTCCTCTACAAAGCCTGTAGCAATTCAGAGTTCTGATACATATGAAACCTCAAAAACTGGTAATCTCACTGTCAAAATTGCAAAAGAAAAAGGGAGGAGgcggaagaagaaaaagaattctGCGACTGCTTTGGTTGGACTTTTTGATGTTTCAAGTAGTCATAGTGGCAATTCTACACCATCATCACCCCTGTCTCCTACCTCAAATTTAACACCTCGTCGGCCATCTCCCCAGTCTGCTGTTGTGGATCGACCTGTTAAGCTCATCAATCCCTTTGCTGATGTTGGTAGTCatcaatgtaaaaaaaatatacactcCGAATTTGCATCTCAGAGGAATGTCTTGCAGAGAGAGGTAACATTAACGGATGGTGGAAAAAATTCTTGTCCTCCTCAAGAGAAGCCTGGTGCACCTAAAAGATCAGCCAGCAAACCTGTTCTTCTGCCTTCAGCAACCTTCCCTTGTGCTGATAAATCTGTTCCTCGCTTGATGTGTCGTCAACCAGTTCTGGCTTCAAGTTCTGTAATTGCTCCTCATTTACGAGCTCCTGGATCTAaacctccaaatcagatggcaCTTAAAACTGATAAAAAGATGGGTATGGAGGAAAAGTTTACTTATGATATTTGGGGTGACCATCTTTCCAATCTTCCCCTTGTAGGTAGGTCAAAGGAGGTATTGGAGACGCCTCCGCGTGCTTTAGAAAACAGCTCCAGTAGTTTCTTTCTAAGGGGTCCACAGACCCTTATTACCAACTACCAACAAATAACTGTAAGTTCTGACCGTGAAGGTTAA